AGTAAAGCTACCAGACACTTCAAGCACTGTGCCTCAGTTTCATTCCTCACTaagtttttaaaactgattttgtcCATTGTAGAGTCTAAATGACATTTTTGAATCTGTAACATAcgttttactttatttaaacTAGATTTTAGTTTAACATTAAATACTTCTCCACTCCTTAAGTAACATCAGGGAagcctttgtatttttttatttttaccatgCCTCACCATGTTCATTATTTTCATAGTtactatttaaaatacaatctatataaaccccaaaacccaaccaatggatgaagaaaacacagacacagaaaagacCGAAACCAACAGTTTTTCTTGTTCCCCTCCAGCCCTTTGAGCAATTAGGATCTTTTGTATCTGACTGAAGTTAAATCAGCTGGTGTGGCCTGTGGACCTTGGAGGTCAAAGGCAGGTAAGCCAGTTTTGTTAATAGTGATGAGAGATTTTGGGGATACTCATACTCATTCCTAAGGGATTACAAGTTTCCTCAGAGGTTCCTATTTATGCAATGGTAAAATGCAGAATTGGTTCTCCATTAtcaaattaaaatcagaaaggccactattttctcttttcagataTTGACATTTTAATTACTGCAATTCCAACAATTTCATTTGGTTGTCctattccttttccttctggaaaaaagtatttgattCCTGACAATTGAGAAGAAACTCCCTCCCAAAAAActtgaaaagaaggaaaacagaaaacttgTCTGAatctaaaaaattattaaacattCTGTTCTAATTCTCAGAGCTTTTCAGAAACATCTAATAGAATTGCTAACACACACAGAACTAATCATGGAAGTCCTTTGACATTTCTGCTGCATCCTGTCACAACTTCTGCTACCATTAGAGAATTTACAGGGCAATCAATAAACTAACAAGTCCCCCAGATTTCCTCAGTATGCATAACTGAGACTTTTCCTGATGGGCTTTTGATTTGTTCAAGTCAAAGGGGAAATAAAGGTAGAATAATCCCGTTAGACTACTCCTGCTGAGAAAAACTGCAAACAGTGGACACGACTTTCTTAGTGAAACCCCGAGATCTCAGTGAGGTTGCGCACATGGTGATGAGCATGCACAGCAAAATAAGTCTCCCATGTGTTTGAATAAAAGTAAACAATTAACTCGCACAAAGTGAATTAACAAATCGAGTAGGTCAGATGCTCTATGATTCCATTGCTTCTAAGAAATTGCTATTTCATTGGTCtcttgtatttaatttttctagaTTTTGTTAATTACCAGTTAAATTCTTTGTATTGAAGTATTCTACATCTTTTGCAAGAATGTAATTACCTTGACCAATAAAGATTAATTATAACCTAGACAGCCTCTGGAGCATTTGTAAGCTTCTTTTGCATAATGCTTTCCACAACTTTCTCTTAGCTTCACGTACTTTTGCCTCCTCTGAAGACATTTCCGTTCCTGCAAGTGTTGCTGCCTTattagaaagtaaaaataataataagcaTCTTTGGAACATTTTACAcgcattttaaaagaatatctAGTGCATctcaattaattaaattatttgagtAACTCTAGAACTGGTGGTCTTAAAATTTTAGAGCTAGAAAGGTATCTATTCCAATCTTTATTCAATAAtataacattaaaattaattttcttcattcatcAGTATTAGATTTGGGAAACTTGAGTAACAAATTATACAAGCATTTATAATTTGAGATGAAGCAAGAAAACATTAGAGCAGGTACTAAATATTTGTGTGATTCTGAATATGAGATTAGTTTAAGGAGGAATTATAGTACTTATATTAGTATTTACcagacagttttaaaataattaatgaaaactgaaatgtaaaatCAGTAGGTGGCAGTCTTCGTCTATAAAAATACTTGCaaggtaaaaaaggaaaatgctgtaCTGAAACTTGTTGAACTAAAAGTAGCTATTAAAATACTAACTGAAAGCCACTGTGGAATtgcttttcacaaaaaaaaaaaaaaaaaaggaaataataaatgtaCTATGTTATTATACTCTAGCAGCCATACAACACAGTTTTGGTTCACAATTTCCATATATTtatgtgaattattttctttctctgagacTACATTTCGAGATACACTGTGCTAGCCCTATAATTGTTTTAGTAGTTTTAACAATTCAACAGCAGTAAGTACAGGTAGAATGTAAACAGAGGAAATGTTTTGATCACATTAGCTTTTTTATGTTGTGTAAACTGCATGCCTCAGTTTTCTTAGTTACAATACAATGCTGGGCAGAACTCAGCAGAGTAACTTGTAAAATATGTACAAAAATATACACATGAATGTCTGGTAGAGCAACAATTGCAGAAGTCGATACAAAGTGCCAAAGTTTTCTGAACCCGAATTCATAAGCACATTGACTCCGTATGACACTGTAAGTAAAATGATAGGTGTAGTCCTATTAAATAGTTGAATAAGGTTGATTGTGTCACAGTTGTGCCTAAGAACAGTATGCTGTGTATCTCAGATTTCCAGAATTGTAGCCTGGCTGGGTTTGGAAGAGAGGTCACCTGATTCAACCCTCCAGCTCAAGTACCATCAACCTTGGTCAGGCTGTCCAGAGCCATGTCCAGACAGCTTCTGAATATCACCAAGGAAGAAGACTGTGCAACATTTCAGTTGTTctccctcacagtaaaaaagtgttttctgatATTCAGAAGGAGCCTCCagcatttcagtttgtgcccacaTCCTTTGTTCCTGTCATGGGGCATCACTGGAAACACTTGGCTCTGTTTGCTTTATACCCTCCATTCAGGTATTTATAGACTTGATTtggtctcccctgagccttccTTCAAAATAAACTTCAAATGAATGTTTTCCTGAAGTAAGAAATAGAAAAGTCATTAAAATCTACCTTGAATAAGAGGCAAGCCAAACACAATAGCTGTTTATTGGGGATCCACAGCTGGCATTTAAAACCACCCGAGTTTATTGACTGGAGCATCTCTATtacagggaaaggctgagggaatgggcctgttcagcctcaaggAGAGAAAACTGAGAGGGGACCTGTTGACaggacctcatcaatgtctgtAAGTATTTGCAGGGAGGATGTCAGAGGATGGAGCCAAGTTCTTGTCAGGGGTGCCAAGCAATAGCAGAAGAgacaatgggcagaaactgatgcacagaaagttCCACTTGAATATTGGgcagaacttctttactgtgtggcTGGctgtgcactggaacaggttgcccagagagtctccctcactggagatagTCAAGAACTGGCTGGAAGCAATCCTGTACCATGTGCTCTGGAatgaccctgctggagcaggggtgTTGGACCTGGTGACCCACTGTTTTCCCACccagcctgacccattctgtgatgctgtggtTCTGTAGCTACCGCCACTGCAGCACAAAAATTTTAATGTATGATATTGTGAAACTATAGTAATTACTAtagtaattaataataaattgcatttttattacagaaatatatttagaaacCATATTGTACCAGAAATGAGTGCTATGCtagcagaaatgtattttgctcataataatcaaattaattacttaataaattaaaaattctgaacAGTTTGATTCCAGCactaaaatacagttttcttctttaatgGCATGCCATCCTCATATAGGTGGCACGTACCCCAAATGCAAAACATTATCTATCACAAAACTGGAGCCACAGGATattgtttttcctatttttcttgtGCACATGAGAGAAAAGGGATATCCACAAGCAATTGTCCATTCTTTCTGGCTtcaaatgcacagaaaacacTATCcaaaacaggagagagaaaatgggaTTCATAACTtctttatttgaatatttatcATCATTGCACAAAGTCCTGAAGACTAGCAGAAAGTGTCTTTAGTGTGGCAGAGTCGTCGTGAGTGTGGCAGAGTGAGGGGTACCCTTTAATCAGGCAGAAAGAGAATGAATGAGCCCTGCTTGTGTACTTGGTGGCCCAATGTATCTTCAGCTCAACTGAGGATGTGTAACAGTGGTTTCCACTGTGGCCTGTTCAACACTGTCTTTCAAATATCCAGCTTTCAGAGTAAATAATGTTGCCCTAACAGAGCATCAAAGCACAATATGGTGTAAACTGTTTCTCAATGCCACTGGCAATCAGGAAGAAGTAGGACAGTAATGTGGGTTCTATCTGATGTAAAAAGAGTAGAAAGTGGAAAAAGGCAGTTGTGTGAGTCAGCAGACATTACATTCAAAAGattctgagtttattttttagGAGCATGTAAAATAGTAACATGTGCACTGCTAATCTGGATAGATATCTCTCACCACACCTGTACATATCAATGGCTTTCCTATCAGTCTCATCAAAGCCAACTTCAGCTTCCTTTAGTTCTTCAAGGTTCATTTATTTATGTGGTTTCACtagaaacacaaaaaacccaaacaaaaaacacaaacaaagaAGTCCACCTTTTGTTCTCCAGAGTCACTAAACATTTTAACTATATGAAAAGTAATAAGCAGATGTAATGTAGaactaatgaaagaaaaatatgtatttatttcagaaagtagTTAACGTTGTCATAACTCTGGttaagaaagaggaggaaaaaatggactttatttaattataactgtacaggaaaatacagaaatacagggGTGGATTGCTACTAATAATTCAGAATGGTAATCTTCCTCACACTGACTGGCTTCTTTATGAAGTTATGTAAGTTAGTTATCTGTACAGGTTAGATGTCATACCACTTGTCACTATCTGCATTGTATGTTTAATTCAgaatcctttttaaaataaccaagtgcaaatcattaaaattaaacCATGAATATTGAACAAATTTTCTTATAAGAAGTGTTAATTGTTAAAatgcagagcaaaaaaaaagtgggcaagaagaggaaaaggtcTTCTCAATTTGGTTTCCTCTGAGGCCGTAATTTTTGCAACCAGCTGCTGAAGTTTTATTGCTCATCCAAAAGTGCAGAAGCAGGAGTAAGTAGTAATGCTGAGGCCAATTCAAACCCTGACCTGCCAATACAATGTTAAACATTTTAGCCCACTTCTAAACTGAGTCATAgaagcacagaatggtttgggttggaagggacttaaagatcatctagttctgAGTGATTAGTTACTTTCAATATAATTACAACCTCAGCAACATAATTTAACACAATTTTGGTGTGAAAATAATCTCAGAGAGATAAACTGGGAAGATTGTATGGCTAACTTTTGCTTCTGAGTAGAGTTTCTTTCAGTCTCCATCAAAAGCACTTGAGTTTTCAAGTGAATTGTGATCCCAGTTGCAATTAAGCATTCTTCTAAATGAGAACCATAGTGCATCTGCATTCTTAATAGCTAAAAAAGCATGTCATTATATTTTAGTTGAATTAAATCAcaatatttcttcaaaatatgcAACTTGTTCAGGTTCcttttattaaggaaaaatggattctctttttttttttcagatggtgAAACACACAAATCACAACgtattctgaaaaaaacacagtaGTCTTGATTGCAAACATTGTCATTAAAACAACTGTCTGGCTGAGGGCCtttatttagaaggaaaaatttgCTTAACAGGGTTGTTAGAGGCAATGTCTGTTGTGTGCAAGCACTTACTCTTTTACAGTAGAATTACATGTGGTTGTAAACATCATAACACTAggaaacaaataatttcaatatgCTTTTAATATCATCAAGATAGTAAAGACCTTCTTAACAGAATCTGGTTTAAGTATATTTACATTTGAGTGATTTCTAATTGTACATTAATAACGAATAATTATTGTAAGGAAAACAGTATGTCCATGTACTCAGCATTCCTGCAGTTTTAGTTCTAAGTCAGGAATCTATGATCCTGAAAAATAAGACAGAGCTTTAGCTGTTGATACAACTCTAAGTTGATATAACACTTAAAAATTATagcagaataaaacaaatttgaaaatacGTAGTATTGGTCTACATTTTACATCTCTCCAAATAGTTGCAGcattgaaattaaattctgaagTTTGCCCTCAGTTTCAGTGTGAGTTTTTTATCTTTGTGAGATTAGGGAATTACCTTCTGGATGTCAGTTTACTTCTCAGCATTCTTTTGACAGGTAGTTGACTCAGTCCTTTCTTAGATTTACTTGTCATCATCAGTACTTTCCAAATTGTTCATAAATGTGggatattttccatttcttgctGCCTGAAACACCTCTGTGCTCTCTGTTCTGGGAACTGAGTACCTACAGCTTCTGTTCACGTCATCCGAAGATTAGTGTAATTAACATGTAAGTAACACATCTAAGTATTTAGCGCATCTGGGCAAAGTTTGTGGGTGGAAATCTAAGCTGATTACACAGTTAAAGGCTTTCTGAGACAACTTCTCAACAAAACTATTGTGGTCTATTTGGATAAAAATGAACCAATTGACATGTAGATCATGATCAAAAGCATTGAATAAATACCTCCTTAGCGAAAACCCACTGATCTTCTTCCATTACGTGGCTGAAAGACAAATATTCAGGAAGTTATATATTCTGTAAAACTGACAGAATTTAGTAACAAAGCCCCAAACAACTTGGTGTGTATAGAAATTGGTGAATTTCTCAGTAGTGTCATTGTGATTATTGTCAAAGATAGACCTAAGATAAGTTATTGTTTAATCTGTATCTACCTCTGGAGAATTACACACTAAAATTTACTGCATATCAATTGAAGAATGAATTTTCTATCTTGTATGATTTTATAAGGGGGAGAAAGCCATAAGAAGTCACTTCAAGAGATTGTTAATCCTTattctttttgcattttcttaaaatgtgctttctgattgctgtaattatttcattataagTGATTTTGCTATTAACAAACAAATACATGTCACTCTCAATGGTTTTCATTTTAGAGTGTATTCTTTGACATACGCAAggactttttctcttttcactgtggtgtctt
Above is a window of Motacilla alba alba isolate MOTALB_02 chromosome 4, Motacilla_alba_V1.0_pri, whole genome shotgun sequence DNA encoding:
- the PDCL2 gene encoding LOW QUALITY PROTEIN: phosducin-like protein 2 (The sequence of the model RefSeq protein was modified relative to this genomic sequence to represent the inferred CDS: inserted 2 bases in 1 codon; deleted 1 base in 1 codon; substituted 3 bases at 3 genomic stop codons); the protein is MFNIVLAVKPHKXMNLEELKEAEVGFDETDRKAIDMYRQQHLQERKCLQRRQKYVKLRESCGKHYAKELTNAPEAVXVIINLYWSSIPICLLVNEHLNLLAXKFPEGKFLKAIVNCCIQNYKDRCLPTILVYKLVKXTSRFIGIAKHVGIYLKTESTRNISK